The Cherax quadricarinatus isolate ZL_2023a unplaced genomic scaffold, ASM3850222v1 Contig80, whole genome shotgun sequence genome has a window encoding:
- the LOC128693403 gene encoding lysosomal alpha-mannosidase-like — translation MKEIKVDQTFLWYAGMSGDNSQEEKRASGAYIFRPNGTFAHPVSTCTNTSVIQGSLVTEIHQVWSPWVSQVTRLYTGQLHVQMEWLVGPIPIEDGVGKEVVSRVVWEDTPTNGKIRFRSDF, via the exons ATGAAAGAAATTAAG gtTGACCAGACATTCTTGTGGTACGCTGGTATGAGTGGCGACAACAGCCAGGAGGAGAAGAGAGCCTCTGGTGCCTATATTTTCCGTCCCAATGGCACCTTTGCTCACCCCGTCTCAACATGCACCAACACCTCTGTCATACAAG GATCACTAGTGACTGAGATACACCAGGTATGGTCACCATGGGTGAGTCAGGTCACCAGGCTCTACACTGGACAGCTTCACGTACAGATGGAGTGGCTGGTCGGACCTATACCTATTGA AGACGGAGTCGGGAAGGAAGTGGTGAGTCGTGTGGTGTGGGAAGATACTCCTACCaatggtaagataagatttcgttcggatttttaa